The Pseudodesulfovibrio cashew genomic sequence TCGACGGTGGCGGGGAAAAGTACGTTCATTCGTCCCTCCCGCACCCACTTCCCAACCGCTTTGCCGCGTCCTCCACGGCGTCAACGATCTTGTGATACCCGGTGCAGCGGCAGAGGTTGCCGGACAACGCCTCGCGGATTTCCTCCCGCGTCGGATCGGGGTGGCGCTCCAGAAATTCGGCTGCGGTGACGGCGATGCCCGGCGTGCAGTAGCCGCACTGGACCCCGCCGAGGTCGGCCAGGGCCTCCTGCACCGGGTGCGGCCCGTCCGAGGCCAGCCCCTGCG encodes the following:
- a CDS encoding (2Fe-2S)-binding protein, encoding MIISFVLDGEARTLEVDGGARAVDILRESCGVTAPKEGCGTGECGACTVLVDGVPRLSCLMLAAQLDGRAVITAQGLASDGPHPVQEALADLGGVQCGYCTPGIAVTAAEFLERHPDPTREEIREALSGNLCRCTGYHKIVDAVEDAAKRLGSGCGRDE